From a region of the Agromyces ramosus genome:
- a CDS encoding ABC transporter permease, giving the protein MSTAARSSWLRELIRKPFFWGLIAIVALLALNVVKDPNYLAFSVNPTNGNLVGNLIDILRASAPILMIAVGMSLVIATGGIDLSVGSVMAVSGAVSMVVMKDAGQSGSLGVALGAMGLALLVSAVLGAVNGVLVAYVGLQPFISTLIMMLAGRGIAKVITEGQNTSASNEAFRWIANGFLVGVPVVFLFAIAIVIVVGLVVRRSALGLMIEAIGINPKASRMAGIRPSGLLLTVYILSAVLAGVAGIMSVGTVMTVDVSRTGYQMELDAILAVVIGGTSLSGGKFSIGGAVVGALLIATLDKTIVFLGISSSATPAFKAIVIVVLCLLQSERVRSWFVQRRKPPQGRMTSSLAPVKQENQEVTA; this is encoded by the coding sequence ATGAGCACCGCTGCTCGATCGTCTTGGCTGCGCGAGCTCATCCGCAAGCCGTTCTTCTGGGGGCTCATCGCGATCGTCGCGCTGCTCGCCCTCAACGTGGTCAAGGACCCGAACTACCTCGCGTTCTCGGTCAATCCGACGAACGGCAACCTGGTCGGCAACCTGATCGACATCCTGCGCGCGTCGGCGCCGATCCTGATGATCGCGGTCGGCATGTCGCTCGTCATCGCAACCGGCGGCATCGACCTCTCGGTCGGCTCGGTGATGGCGGTCTCGGGCGCGGTGTCGATGGTGGTCATGAAGGACGCCGGCCAGTCGGGTTCGCTCGGCGTCGCGCTCGGGGCGATGGGGCTCGCCCTGCTCGTCAGTGCGGTGCTCGGTGCTGTCAACGGGGTGCTGGTCGCCTACGTCGGTCTGCAACCGTTCATCAGCACCCTCATCATGATGCTCGCGGGTCGCGGCATCGCGAAGGTGATCACCGAGGGCCAGAACACCTCCGCCTCGAACGAGGCGTTCCGCTGGATCGCAAACGGCTTCCTCGTCGGCGTTCCCGTGGTGTTCCTCTTCGCGATCGCCATCGTGATCGTCGTCGGCCTGGTCGTGCGCCGCAGCGCACTCGGACTCATGATCGAGGCGATCGGCATCAATCCGAAGGCGAGCCGCATGGCGGGCATCAGGCCGAGCGGACTGCTGCTCACGGTGTACATCCTCAGCGCCGTGCTCGCGGGCGTCGCCGGCATCATGTCGGTCGGCACGGTGATGACGGTCGACGTCTCTCGTACGGGCTATCAGATGGAGCTCGACGCGATCCTCGCGGTCGTCATCGGCGGCACTTCGCTCTCGGGGGGCAAGTTCTCGATCGGCGGCGCCGTCGTCGGTGCCCTGCTCATCGCCACCCTCGACAAGACCATCGTCTTCCTCGGCATCTCGTCGTCGGCCACCCCGGCGTTCAAGGCGATCGTGATCGTCGTGCTGTGCCTCCTGCAGTCCGAACGGGTTCGCAGCTGGTTCGTGCAACGCCGCAAGCCCCCGCAGGGGCGGATGACATCGAGCCTGGCTCCGGTGAAGCAGGAGAACCAGGAGGTGACGGCATGA
- a CDS encoding ABC transporter permease, protein MTAVQTPRVDSSAEASAVSKLVERVKRVVSSNPSVLPTVAAIVIFVGMVIYGEVAYGRIVQYNTLSNLLINNAHLIILAVGMTFVILTGGIDLSVGSVIALSSVAGVMLANAGWSPWLVMLLMVLIGTAFGLASGILIQYFNVQPFIATLAMMFLGRGLAALLSTQPERLADDSPILWLGEQFKVIDGEKVNDVVVTPGVIIALVVVLVAFFLLHRTRTGRTVYAIGGSESSSALMGLAVPRTKVLVYVISGTLAGLAAVVYTSRLGIAQNITGIGWELDAIAATVIGGTLLTGGYGYVLGSVVGALVLGLMNVLITRDGGIPPEMTTIITGGILLVFVLLQRAVTSKRHT, encoded by the coding sequence ATGACCGCCGTGCAGACCCCGCGGGTCGACTCGTCGGCCGAGGCATCCGCAGTCTCGAAGCTCGTCGAGCGGGTGAAGCGGGTCGTTTCCTCGAACCCGTCGGTGCTGCCGACCGTTGCGGCGATCGTGATCTTCGTCGGCATGGTGATCTATGGCGAAGTGGCCTACGGCCGCATTGTGCAGTACAACACGCTGTCGAACCTGCTCATCAACAACGCGCACCTGATCATCCTTGCGGTCGGGATGACGTTCGTGATCCTCACCGGCGGCATCGACCTCTCGGTGGGCTCGGTCATCGCGCTCTCGAGCGTCGCCGGCGTGATGCTCGCGAACGCCGGCTGGAGTCCGTGGCTCGTGATGCTGCTGATGGTGCTCATCGGCACGGCGTTCGGCCTCGCCAGCGGCATCCTGATCCAGTACTTCAACGTGCAGCCGTTCATCGCGACGCTTGCCATGATGTTCCTCGGCCGAGGACTCGCGGCGCTGCTCAGCACGCAACCCGAGCGCCTCGCCGACGATTCGCCGATCCTCTGGCTCGGCGAGCAGTTCAAGGTGATCGACGGCGAGAAGGTCAACGACGTCGTCGTGACGCCGGGGGTGATCATCGCCCTCGTGGTGGTGCTCGTCGCGTTCTTCCTTCTGCACCGCACTCGCACGGGCCGAACGGTGTACGCGATCGGCGGCTCCGAGAGCTCCTCGGCGCTCATGGGCCTCGCAGTGCCGCGCACGAAGGTGCTGGTGTACGTCATCAGCGGCACGCTCGCGGGCCTCGCCGCCGTCGTCTACACCTCGCGTCTCGGTATCGCGCAGAACATCACCGGCATCGGCTGGGAGCTCGACGCCATCGCCGCGACCGTGATCGGCGGCACGCTGCTGACCGGCGGTTACGGCTACGTGCTCGGTTCAGTGGTCGGCGCGCTCGTGCTCGGCCTCATGAACGTGCTGATCACGCGCGACGGCGGCATTCCGCCCGAGATGACGACGATCATCACCGGTGGCATCCTGCTGGTCTTCGTGCTGTTGCAGCGCGCGGTTACGTCGAAGCGGCATACTTAG
- a CDS encoding glyoxalase superfamily protein, translating into MDWKIELIFVPVTDVDRAKEFYVEKLGFNADHDQRVNENLRFVQLTPPGSACSIAIGEGLGSAIEPGTLDVIQVVIPDADAVLAELRAKGVEAEGVDEQAWGRFITLKDPDGNRWTLQQLPDYSAA; encoded by the coding sequence ATGGACTGGAAGATCGAGCTCATCTTCGTGCCCGTCACCGACGTCGACCGCGCGAAGGAGTTCTACGTCGAGAAGCTCGGCTTCAACGCCGACCACGACCAGCGCGTCAACGAGAACCTCCGCTTCGTGCAGTTGACCCCGCCCGGCTCGGCGTGCTCGATCGCGATCGGCGAGGGGCTCGGCAGTGCGATCGAGCCGGGAACGCTCGATGTCATCCAGGTCGTCATCCCCGACGCCGACGCCGTGCTCGCCGAGCTCCGCGCCAAGGGCGTCGAGGCCGAGGGGGTCGACGAGCAGGCGTGGGGCCGGTTCATCACACTGAAGGACCCCGACGGCAACCGCTGGACCCTGCAGCAGCTGCCCGACTACTCGGCGGCGTAG
- a CDS encoding HhH-GPD-type base excision DNA repair protein translates to MALHITGDPKADELLSDDAFALLTGMLLDQQVPMETAFAGPEKIRERVGAIDPATIAGYDPEAFIEVFKQRPSVHRFPGSMAGRVQALAEAVQSDWGGEASAIWTKGHPDGAEVLRRLQQLPGFGEQKAKIFLALLGKQCGLQASGWREAAGHYGDEGAFRSVADIVDAESLTKVRATKQAAKAAAKSAKA, encoded by the coding sequence ATGGCACTGCACATCACGGGAGACCCCAAGGCCGACGAGTTGCTGAGCGACGACGCATTCGCGTTGCTGACGGGCATGCTGCTCGACCAGCAGGTGCCGATGGAGACGGCGTTCGCGGGGCCCGAGAAGATCCGCGAGCGCGTCGGCGCGATCGACCCGGCCACGATCGCCGGCTACGACCCCGAGGCGTTCATCGAGGTGTTCAAGCAGCGGCCGTCGGTGCACCGCTTCCCCGGCTCGATGGCGGGCCGCGTGCAGGCGCTCGCCGAGGCGGTGCAGAGCGACTGGGGCGGCGAGGCATCCGCCATCTGGACCAAGGGTCACCCCGACGGCGCCGAGGTGCTGCGCCGGCTGCAGCAGCTGCCGGGCTTCGGCGAGCAGAAGGCGAAGATCTTCCTGGCCCTGCTCGGCAAGCAATGCGGACTTCAGGCGAGTGGATGGCGCGAGGCCGCCGGTCACTACGGCGACGAGGGCGCGTTCCGCTCGGTCGCCGACATCGTCGACGCCGAGTCGCTCACGAAGGTGCGGGCGACGAAGCAGGCGGCGAAGGCCGCCGCGAAGTCGGCCAAGGCCTGA
- a CDS encoding alpha/beta fold hydrolase — protein MTEYVTSADGTRIAFDRVGSGPPVILVIGAMQFRAFDPTTTEMATALASHGFTVVHYDRRGRGESPADPPITLEQTLDDLRALVADVTEGADDAVALFGSSSGGAISLAAAASGMPISKLVLWEVPLSEELGGDGAEFLAGLRERIAAGDGDATIEYFMKDMPREWLEGAKAGPGWPIMTAMGPSLEPDAEVLAWTQSAPRAELLADVTQPTLALIGDETLDFMVPAAESIVATLPNAQLRTIPAAEHTWEPKQMALTIAEFLVD, from the coding sequence ATGACCGAATACGTGACATCCGCCGACGGCACGCGCATCGCGTTCGACCGCGTGGGATCCGGACCGCCGGTCATCCTCGTGATCGGGGCGATGCAGTTCCGCGCGTTCGACCCCACGACCACCGAGATGGCGACGGCGCTCGCGAGTCACGGCTTCACGGTCGTGCACTACGACCGGCGCGGCCGCGGCGAGAGCCCGGCCGATCCCCCGATCACCCTCGAGCAGACGCTCGACGACCTGCGTGCCCTGGTCGCCGACGTCACCGAGGGCGCCGACGACGCGGTCGCACTGTTCGGCAGCTCGTCGGGTGGTGCGATCTCGCTCGCGGCGGCGGCATCCGGAATGCCCATCTCGAAGCTCGTGCTGTGGGAGGTGCCACTCAGCGAGGAGCTCGGCGGCGACGGGGCGGAGTTCCTCGCGGGCCTGCGCGAGCGCATCGCGGCGGGCGACGGCGACGCGACCATCGAGTACTTCATGAAGGACATGCCGCGCGAGTGGCTCGAGGGCGCCAAGGCCGGCCCCGGCTGGCCGATCATGACGGCGATGGGGCCGAGCCTCGAGCCCGATGCCGAGGTACTCGCGTGGACGCAGAGCGCCCCGCGTGCCGAGCTCTTGGCGGACGTCACGCAGCCGACCCTCGCGCTCATCGGCGACGAGACGCTCGACTTCATGGTGCCCGCCGCCGAGTCGATCGTCGCCACACTGCCGAACGCGCAGCTGCGCACCATCCCGGCGGCCGAGCACACGTGGGAGCCGAAGCAGATGGCCCTGACGATCGCGGAGTTCCTGGTCGACTGA
- a CDS encoding class I SAM-dependent methyltransferase, with the protein MNGADPDGWSGVAASWAELWGGFADPARRALVAHAGIRAGMQVLDVGCGSGEFLALLTGLGVEAAGVDPAPGMVAVARRALPNADVREGDFSALPWPGATFDVVTAVNALQFAGDTDARVAALREAVRMLKPGGRIGIANWAEDAVNDLDTVEAAVARAAGEEPTPGGDYRRAGGLEALFAKAGLTVDAAGLVETPWRVPDDETLVRGVLLGEDAATMASVRDVVVGAARPFRTAGGGYLLRNAFRYIVGRDRQAGDD; encoded by the coding sequence GTGAACGGGGCCGATCCCGACGGCTGGTCGGGCGTCGCGGCGAGCTGGGCCGAGCTCTGGGGTGGCTTCGCCGATCCGGCCAGACGCGCGCTCGTCGCGCACGCGGGCATCCGTGCCGGAATGCAAGTGCTCGATGTCGGATGCGGCAGCGGCGAGTTCCTCGCCCTGCTCACCGGGCTCGGGGTCGAAGCGGCCGGGGTCGACCCGGCGCCGGGAATGGTCGCCGTCGCGCGGCGGGCGCTCCCGAACGCCGACGTCCGCGAGGGCGACTTCAGCGCGCTCCCCTGGCCGGGCGCGACCTTCGACGTGGTCACCGCGGTGAACGCGCTGCAGTTCGCGGGCGACACCGATGCGCGAGTGGCGGCGCTCCGCGAGGCCGTGCGGATGCTGAAGCCGGGTGGCCGCATCGGCATCGCGAACTGGGCCGAAGACGCGGTCAACGACCTCGACACCGTCGAGGCCGCGGTCGCCCGCGCGGCGGGCGAAGAGCCGACGCCTGGTGGCGACTACCGGCGTGCGGGCGGGCTCGAGGCGCTCTTCGCGAAGGCGGGTCTCACGGTGGATGCCGCGGGGCTCGTCGAGACGCCGTGGCGCGTGCCCGACGACGAGACGCTCGTGCGCGGCGTGCTGCTCGGCGAGGATGCGGCGACCATGGCCTCCGTGCGCGACGTGGTGGTCGGAGCCGCGCGTCCGTTCCGCACCGCGGGCGGCGGGTACCTGCTGCGCAACGCCTTCCGCTACATCGTGGGACGCGACCGTCAAGCCGGCGACGACTGA
- the nrdH gene encoding glutaredoxin-like protein NrdH, with the protein MTVTVYTKPSCVQCNATYRALDSKGIEYEVLDLSVDENALAQVKELGYLQAPVVITDEGHWSGFRPDKIDELASRLA; encoded by the coding sequence ATGACGGTAACGGTTTACACCAAGCCTTCCTGCGTCCAGTGCAACGCGACCTATCGCGCCCTCGACAGCAAGGGCATCGAGTACGAAGTGCTCGACCTGTCTGTCGATGAGAACGCCCTCGCGCAGGTCAAAGAGCTCGGTTACCTGCAGGCGCCGGTCGTCATCACCGACGAAGGCCACTGGTCAGGATTCCGCCCCGACAAGATCGACGAACTCGCCTCACGCCTCGCATAG
- the nrdI gene encoding class Ib ribonucleoside-diphosphate reductase assembly flavoprotein NrdI: protein MTNLVYFSSVSGNTKRFIGKLGRPAARIPLYARDEALRVDEPYVLVVPTYGGGDGHGAVPKQVIRFLNDPHNRELIRGVISAGNTNFGTAFGLAGDIIAAKTGVPHLYRFEVFGTPDDVRAVDDGLDAFWRTQQLQTVSQ, encoded by the coding sequence ATGACGAACCTGGTGTATTTCTCGAGCGTCTCGGGAAACACGAAGCGTTTCATCGGGAAGCTCGGCCGCCCGGCGGCCCGCATCCCCCTGTATGCGCGTGACGAAGCGCTTCGGGTCGACGAGCCGTACGTGCTCGTCGTTCCGACCTACGGTGGCGGCGACGGGCACGGCGCGGTGCCCAAGCAGGTCATCCGCTTCCTCAACGACCCGCACAACCGTGAACTCATCCGCGGCGTGATCAGCGCCGGCAACACCAACTTCGGTACGGCCTTCGGCCTCGCCGGCGACATCATCGCCGCCAAGACCGGGGTGCCACACCTCTACCGCTTCGAAGTATTCGGAACCCCTGACGACGTTCGCGCCGTCGACGATGGATTGGACGCATTTTGGCGAACTCAGCAGCTACAGACGGTGTCGCAGTGA
- the nrdE gene encoding class 1b ribonucleoside-diphosphate reductase subunit alpha: MDYHSLNAMLNLYGPNGEIQFDKDKEAAREYFLQHVNQNTVFFHSLKERLDYLVEKEYYEQAVLDQYSFDFIQKLNDLAYSKKFRFETFLGAFKYYTSYTLKTFDGKRYLERFEDRVVMTALGLAQGDEQLAVDLVEEIIGGRFQPATPTFLNTGKAQRGELVSCFLLRIEDNMESIARGINSALQLSKRGGGVALSLSNIRESGAPIKQIENQSSGIIPVMKLLEDSFSYANQLGARQGAGAVYLSAHHPDILRFLDTKRENADEKIRIKTLSLGVVVPDITFELAKNNEDMYLFSPYDVEKVYKKPFGDVPITEHYRAMVDDPRIKKTKINAREFFQTLAEIQFESGYPYIVFEDTVNKANPIKGRINMSNLCSEILQVNTPTTYNEDLSYNEIGKDISCNLGSLNIALTMDSPDFGKTVETAIRGLTAVSNMSHITSVRSIEDGNDKSHAIGLGQMNLHGYLARERIFYGSEEGIDFTNIYFYTVLFHALRASNRIAIERGETFDGFADSKYASGEFFDKYTDAPWAPATARVQELFDASGVHVPTQADWVELKASIQEHGIYNQNLQAVPPTGSISYINNSTASIHPIASKIEIRKEGKLGRVYYPAAFMTNDNLEYYQDAYEIGYEKVIDTYAAATQHVDQGLSLTLFFKDTATTRDINRAQIYAWKKGIKTIYYIRLRQMALEGTELDMCVSCML; encoded by the coding sequence ATGGATTACCACTCCCTCAACGCGATGCTCAACCTCTACGGTCCGAACGGCGAGATCCAGTTCGACAAAGACAAAGAGGCGGCGCGCGAGTATTTCCTCCAGCACGTCAACCAGAACACCGTCTTCTTCCACTCACTGAAGGAGCGGCTCGACTACCTCGTCGAGAAGGAGTACTACGAGCAGGCCGTGCTCGACCAGTACTCGTTCGACTTCATCCAGAAGCTCAACGACCTCGCCTACTCGAAGAAGTTCCGCTTCGAGACCTTCCTCGGCGCGTTCAAGTACTACACGAGCTACACGCTCAAGACGTTCGACGGCAAGCGCTACCTCGAGCGCTTCGAAGACCGCGTCGTGATGACCGCGCTCGGTCTCGCCCAGGGCGACGAGCAGCTCGCCGTCGACCTCGTCGAGGAGATCATCGGCGGCCGCTTCCAGCCGGCCACGCCCACATTCCTCAACACGGGCAAGGCGCAGCGCGGCGAGCTCGTCTCGTGCTTCCTGCTCCGCATCGAAGACAACATGGAGTCGATCGCCCGCGGCATCAACTCGGCGCTGCAGCTGTCGAAGCGTGGCGGTGGCGTCGCACTCTCGCTCAGCAACATCCGTGAATCGGGTGCGCCCATCAAGCAGATCGAGAACCAGTCGTCGGGCATCATCCCCGTCATGAAGCTGCTCGAAGACAGCTTCAGCTACGCCAACCAGCTCGGCGCACGCCAGGGCGCGGGCGCCGTGTACCTCAGCGCGCACCACCCCGACATCCTGCGCTTCCTCGACACCAAGCGTGAGAACGCCGACGAGAAGATCCGCATCAAGACGCTGAGCCTCGGCGTCGTCGTGCCCGACATCACGTTCGAGCTGGCGAAGAACAACGAAGACATGTACCTCTTCTCGCCGTACGACGTCGAGAAGGTCTACAAGAAGCCGTTCGGCGACGTGCCGATCACCGAGCACTACCGCGCCATGGTCGACGACCCGCGCATCAAGAAGACCAAGATCAACGCGCGCGAGTTCTTCCAGACCCTCGCCGAGATCCAGTTCGAGAGCGGCTACCCCTACATCGTGTTCGAGGACACGGTGAACAAGGCCAACCCCATCAAGGGCCGCATCAACATGTCGAACCTGTGCTCCGAGATCCTGCAGGTCAACACGCCGACGACGTACAACGAAGACCTCTCGTACAACGAGATCGGCAAGGACATCAGCTGCAACCTCGGTTCGCTGAACATCGCCCTCACCATGGACTCGCCCGACTTCGGCAAGACCGTCGAGACCGCCATCCGTGGCCTCACCGCGGTGTCGAACATGAGCCACATCACCTCGGTGCGCTCGATCGAAGACGGCAACGACAAGTCGCACGCCATCGGCCTCGGCCAGATGAACCTGCACGGCTACCTCGCCCGCGAGCGCATCTTCTACGGCAGCGAAGAGGGCATCGACTTCACGAACATCTACTTCTACACGGTGCTCTTCCACGCACTGCGCGCCTCGAACCGCATCGCCATCGAGCGCGGCGAGACCTTCGACGGCTTCGCCGACTCCAAGTACGCGTCGGGTGAGTTCTTCGACAAGTACACGGATGCCCCGTGGGCGCCCGCCACCGCTCGGGTGCAAGAGCTGTTCGACGCATCCGGCGTTCACGTGCCCACGCAGGCCGACTGGGTCGAGTTGAAGGCGTCCATTCAGGAGCACGGCATCTACAACCAGAACCTGCAGGCCGTGCCGCCCACCGGGTCGATCTCGTACATCAACAACTCGACGGCGTCGATCCACCCGATCGCGTCGAAGATCGAGATCCGCAAAGAGGGCAAGCTCGGCCGCGTCTACTACCCGGCGGCGTTCATGACGAACGACAACCTCGAGTACTACCAAGACGCCTACGAGATCGGCTACGAGAAGGTCATCGACACCTACGCCGCGGCGACGCAGCACGTCGACCAGGGCCTCTCGCTCACGCTCTTCTTCAAGGACACGGCGACCACCCGCGACATCAACCGCGCGCAGATCTACGCGTGGAAGAAGGGCATCAAGACCATCTACTACATCCGCCTCCGGCAGATGGCGCTCGAGGGCACGGAGCTCGACATGTGCGTCTCCTGCATGCTGTGA
- the nrdF gene encoding class 1b ribonucleoside-diphosphate reductase subunit beta — MTLTDPVNSAKNDPAHVGGKLKLVTHVNAINWNKIQDEKDVDVWNRLVNNFWLPEKVPLSNDIQSWNTLTPDEQTLTMRVFTGLTLLDTIQGTVGAVSLIPDSLTPHEEAVYTNIAFMESVHAKSYSSIFSTLCSTKDIDEAFRWSVENENLQKKASIVMEYYQGDSPLKRKVASTLLESFLFYSGFYLPMYWSSRAKLTNTADMIRLIIRDEAVHGYYIGYKFQKGLELVSQAERDELKDYTFSLLYELYDNEVQYTQDLYDGVGLTEDVKKFLHYNANKALMNLGYEAMFPSSVTDVNPAILSALSPNADENHDFFSGSGSSYVIGKAVVTEDEDWDF, encoded by the coding sequence ATGACCCTCACAGACCCGGTGAACTCGGCGAAGAACGACCCGGCGCACGTCGGCGGCAAGCTCAAGCTGGTCACGCACGTCAACGCCATCAACTGGAACAAGATCCAGGATGAGAAAGACGTCGACGTGTGGAACCGTCTCGTCAACAACTTCTGGCTGCCCGAGAAGGTGCCGCTGTCGAACGACATCCAGTCGTGGAACACGCTCACGCCCGACGAGCAGACGCTCACGATGCGCGTCTTCACGGGCCTCACGCTGCTCGACACCATCCAGGGCACGGTCGGCGCGGTCTCGCTCATCCCCGATTCGCTCACCCCGCACGAAGAAGCGGTGTACACGAACATCGCGTTCATGGAGTCGGTGCACGCGAAGAGCTACTCGTCGATCTTCTCGACGCTGTGCTCGACGAAAGACATCGACGAGGCGTTCCGCTGGTCGGTCGAGAACGAGAACCTGCAGAAGAAGGCCTCCATCGTCATGGAGTACTACCAGGGCGACTCGCCGCTGAAGCGTAAGGTCGCCTCGACCCTGCTCGAGAGCTTCCTGTTCTACTCGGGCTTCTACCTGCCCATGTACTGGTCGTCGCGGGCGAAGCTCACCAACACGGCCGACATGATCCGCCTCATCATTCGCGATGAGGCCGTGCACGGCTACTACATCGGCTACAAGTTCCAGAAGGGACTCGAGCTGGTCAGCCAGGCCGAGCGCGACGAGCTGAAGGACTACACGTTCTCGCTGCTCTACGAGCTCTACGACAACGAGGTGCAGTACACGCAAGACCTCTACGACGGCGTCGGCCTCACCGAAGACGTCAAGAAGTTCCTGCACTACAACGCCAACAAGGCCCTCATGAACCTCGGCTACGAGGCGATGTTCCCCTCATCGGTCACCGACGTGAACCCGGCGATCCTCTCGGCGCTGTCACCGAACGCCGACGAAAACCACGACTTCTTCTCGGGGTCGGGCTCTTCGTACGTGATCGGCAAGGCCGTGGTTACCGAGGATGAGGACTGGGACTTCTGA
- a CDS encoding SDR family oxidoreductase — MKLTGTVALITGASSGIGRATAVHLAQQGAAVALVARRKDRIDELAAAIEDVGGTAYAIPTDITDRSQAEAAVAQAVERFGRLDILVNNAGYMILGTVADADLDQWDRMIAVNQQGLLYMTKAALPHLQNAAGEHPRHVADIVNVSSIAGRTSFPTMAAYNMTKFGVNGFSEALRQELAAGHLRVGVLEPGKVDTELDSHNSDDILADIEKNFGGFKMLDPEDIADGVAYMVTRPRHTAIGELWIMPTEQG; from the coding sequence ATGAAGCTGACCGGAACCGTCGCTCTCATCACCGGCGCCAGCAGTGGCATCGGCCGCGCCACCGCCGTGCACCTCGCCCAGCAGGGCGCGGCCGTCGCTCTGGTCGCGCGCCGAAAGGACCGGATCGACGAGCTCGCCGCGGCGATCGAGGATGTCGGCGGCACCGCCTACGCCATCCCCACCGACATCACCGACCGCAGCCAGGCAGAGGCCGCCGTCGCACAAGCGGTCGAACGTTTCGGCCGGCTCGACATCTTGGTGAATAACGCCGGCTACATGATCCTCGGCACCGTCGCGGACGCCGACCTCGACCAATGGGACCGGATGATCGCAGTAAACCAGCAGGGCCTGCTGTACATGACCAAAGCCGCGCTCCCGCACCTGCAGAACGCGGCCGGCGAGCATCCCCGTCACGTCGCGGACATCGTGAACGTCTCCTCCATCGCCGGCCGAACCTCGTTCCCCACAATGGCCGCGTACAACATGACGAAGTTCGGCGTGAACGGCTTCAGCGAAGCCCTCCGCCAAGAACTCGCAGCCGGCCACCTCCGCGTCGGCGTTCTCGAACCCGGCAAAGTGGACACCGAACTCGACTCCCACAACAGCGACGACATCCTCGCCGACATCGAGAAGAACTTCGGCGGCTTCAAAATGCTCGACCCCGAAGACATCGCCGACGGGGTCGCCTACATGGTTACCCGCCCCCGGCACACCGCTATCGGGGAGCTGTGGATCATGCCCACCGAACAGGGCTGA
- a CDS encoding SDR family NAD(P)-dependent oxidoreductase: MSDSKVWFITGAARGMGVDIVNAALAAGHSVVATARDAARVTEVFGERENLLPVALDITDENAAQAAVDATVARFGRIDVLVNNAGLFYAGFFEEISPEQFRHQMEVNFFGPLNVTRAVLPVMRNQRSGQVVTFSSTAGLIGQEFVAAYCASKFALEGWMESIRFDLAPYGITTTVVEPGFFRTELLVEGSSTLWPELSIPDYADRTKATIEGWKSVNGKQPGDPAKLAAALISVVDRDEPPLRWLAGADAVQIAEQKGNDLRAQADAFRELSTSLNHNDA; this comes from the coding sequence ATGAGTGACAGCAAGGTTTGGTTCATCACCGGCGCAGCACGCGGCATGGGCGTCGACATCGTCAACGCGGCACTGGCCGCCGGCCACTCGGTGGTCGCTACCGCCCGCGATGCGGCACGCGTCACGGAAGTCTTCGGCGAGCGGGAGAACCTGCTTCCGGTCGCGCTGGACATCACCGATGAGAACGCCGCGCAGGCCGCCGTGGATGCCACTGTTGCGCGCTTCGGCCGGATCGATGTGCTCGTCAACAACGCGGGCTTGTTCTACGCGGGGTTCTTCGAGGAGATCAGCCCGGAGCAGTTCCGCCACCAGATGGAGGTGAACTTCTTCGGCCCGCTGAACGTCACCCGCGCCGTCCTCCCGGTCATGCGCAACCAGCGCAGCGGCCAAGTCGTCACGTTCAGCTCGACCGCGGGCCTGATCGGTCAGGAGTTCGTCGCCGCGTACTGCGCGTCGAAGTTCGCGCTCGAGGGCTGGATGGAATCCATCCGCTTCGATCTCGCCCCGTACGGCATCACCACCACGGTCGTCGAGCCCGGGTTCTTCCGCACCGAGCTGCTCGTCGAGGGGTCCTCGACGCTGTGGCCGGAACTGTCGATCCCCGACTACGCCGACCGCACGAAGGCGACCATCGAGGGATGGAAGAGCGTGAACGGCAAGCAGCCCGGTGACCCCGCCAAGCTCGCCGCCGCGCTGATCTCCGTCGTCGACCGCGACGAGCCGCCGCTGCGGTGGCTCGCCGGAGCTGACGCGGTCCAGATCGCGGAGCAGAAGGGCAACGACCTTCGCGCACAGGCGGACGCGTTCCGTGAACTGTCGACCTCCCTCAACCACAACGACGCCTAA